Part of the Aureitalea marina genome, CTCGTCACTCATAGCAAATACACCACGTATAGAAGGCGTAAACTTGAAGTAATAGAGGTAGAGGTCCACTCCAATTCCCATTTCGTAATAATAGGTTGAACTAGTCATCCGAAACTGCCCGGCACTGTTATCCTGTGGGTTTGACTCGTTACTGGAGAGGTTGATGCTGGTAGATACTCCTCCAATTATGAATGGCTTAAAGTTATTCATTCGTTTGGTCGAGAATTTGACCAGTAAAGGAATATGTATATAAGTAGACTTTACTTCTCTCAATTCGTCCCTTTCTTCGGCAAAACCTGGAAAGCGTAAATTTCGTTGCGCAAAGACCATTCCCGGTTCAAGCCTAAGGTTGATGTAGTTATTGATCCGCAAATCTCCGATCAATCCTACATTAAATCCTACCTGACTTTCCACCTGAACGTCTGTGTTGCTAACATCATTTCGGTCCTGGTCATAACGGAATTTGAAGTCCAAGCTATTAAAGCCAAGAAAGTATCCCCAGGTATAACGGCGCTTGTCAAAATTCTCCATATTGGATAGCCGTTCCTTACGAAAGAGTTGAGCAGAGGCCGAATAACTGAGGCCAAAGACGAACAAGATCAATAGAAATCGTTTCATGTTACTTGGTAGCCGAATAAATTGTTGCCGAACCAAAGGTCTGGGGCAAATTGATCACCTCTTTAAACCCGATTTTCCTCAAAATATTGTTGAGTGCTTCTCCGTGAGGAAAAACGGATGCACTTTCGCTGAGGTAGCTATAGGCCACTTTATCCCGTGCAAAGATCCGACCGATCAATGGCAGGATCGCCTTGGTATAAACATTGTAGCCTTGTTTCCATGGGAATTTGGTTGGGACGGAGGTTTCCAGTATCACTAATTGTCCACCTGGCTGGATAACCCTTAAAATTTCTGAAAGACCCTGTTCCAGATTTTCAAAATTTCGTATCCCGAAGGACACGGTAGCCGCGTGGAAATGATTGTTCTCAAATGGCAAGGATTCGCCGTCACCACGCACAAATTGAACCCGATCGCTCCAAGATTGACCTATGCTCTTCTTACGTGCTTCGCTAAGCATCCCTTCCGAGATATCCAGGCCAACGATCTCCGGGATTTCAGTTTTAGTGGCAAAGCTTACCGCCAGGTCTCCGGTTCCTGTAGCAATATCGAGCACATTAGTGGGGTTTTCCTTAGCGATCATCGCAATCACTTTCTTTCTCCACTTGACATCGGTACCCAGTGAAATAACTCGATTTAGCCCATCATAGCGACCAGAAATGGTATCGAACATTTGTTCGACCTGTTTCTTCTTATTTAGCTCGGAGTCTTTGTAAGGTTTAACGTTCACAACCATTGGAAATCAGGCGTGCAAATCTACATATTTTTATGCAGTCCACTGAGTGAAAAGGACAACAAGAAAAGACCAAATTGAAGCGGATAGACTAAATTTTGGTAACTTTGCCCCGCATTTGCCCTTATTCTTATGAAAATTATCATAGCCGGTGCCGGTGAGGTAGGATTTCATTTAGCCAAACTCCTTTCTTTCGAATCTCAAGATATTACGCTGATCGATACCAACAGGGAATCGCTAGCCTATGCCGATACTCATTTGGATATCCGGGTCATCAAAGGCGATGCTACTTCCATCTCTATTCTTCGGGATGCCCAGGTAGAAAGGACCGATCTGGTTATTGGGGTTACTTCCAGCGAAACCACCAACATTACAGCCTGTGTCCTGGCCAAACAGTTGGGAGCCAAACGGACCATTGCCCGTATTGCCAATACCGAATTTATCGAGAATAAGGAGACGGTAGGCTTTACCAAATTTGGTATTGACGAATTGATCTCTCCAGAGGCGCTTGCCGCTAGTGAGATCGAACTTTTGCTCAATCAAAGCGGGTTCAATGACACCTATGAATTTGAAGATGGCGCTCTGATCATGATCGGACTGACCCTTTCACGTACTGCTGCCTTTGTGGGCAATTCGGTAAAACAGGTTACACAGGACAATCCGCAACTCAAGTGCGTACCTATTGCTATCCAACGATTTGGAACACAGTACACCTTGATCCCCAGGGGAGACACCATTTTTAAAGAAGGGGATCAGGTATATTTCATAACGACCAAGGATGGGGTAGAGCAGATTTATCAACTGACCGGAAAGGTGAGGGAAGAGATCAAGAATGTCATGATACTGGGCGGCAGTAATATCGGTTACAAGGCTGCGAAAGACCTCTGTAGTTCGCGCTTCAATGTAAAGTTGATCGAGAATAACAAGGAGAAGGCCTTCGAGATCGCCGACGAACTTTCGTCTGTCCTGGTCATTCAGGGCGATGGAAGGAATGTGGAGTTGCTGGAGGAGGAGTCCATTCAGGATATGGACGCCTTTATTTCCGTGACAGGAAACAGCGA contains:
- a CDS encoding porin family protein → MKRFLLILFVFGLSYSASAQLFRKERLSNMENFDKRRYTWGYFLGFNSLDFKFRYDQDRNDVSNTDVQVESQVGFNVGLIGDLRINNYINLRLEPGMVFAQRNLRFPGFAEERDELREVKSTYIHIPLLVKFSTKRMNNFKPFIIGGVSTSINLSSNESNPQDNSAGQFRMTSSTYYYEMGIGVDLYLYYFKFTPSIRGVFAMSDELVPDVDPNSPWTGNIASMATRGIFINFTFQ
- the ubiE gene encoding bifunctional demethylmenaquinone methyltransferase/2-methoxy-6-polyprenyl-1,4-benzoquinol methylase UbiE, with the protein product MVVNVKPYKDSELNKKKQVEQMFDTISGRYDGLNRVISLGTDVKWRKKVIAMIAKENPTNVLDIATGTGDLAVSFATKTEIPEIVGLDISEGMLSEARKKSIGQSWSDRVQFVRGDGESLPFENNHFHAATVSFGIRNFENLEQGLSEILRVIQPGGQLVILETSVPTKFPWKQGYNVYTKAILPLIGRIFARDKVAYSYLSESASVFPHGEALNNILRKIGFKEVINLPQTFGSATIYSATK
- the trkA gene encoding Trk system potassium transporter TrkA, with amino-acid sequence MKIIIAGAGEVGFHLAKLLSFESQDITLIDTNRESLAYADTHLDIRVIKGDATSISILRDAQVERTDLVIGVTSSETTNITACVLAKQLGAKRTIARIANTEFIENKETVGFTKFGIDELISPEALAASEIELLLNQSGFNDTYEFEDGALIMIGLTLSRTAAFVGNSVKQVTQDNPQLKCVPIAIQRFGTQYTLIPRGDTIFKEGDQVYFITTKDGVEQIYQLTGKVREEIKNVMILGGSNIGYKAAKDLCSSRFNVKLIENNKEKAFEIADELSSVLVIQGDGRNVELLEEESIQDMDAFISVTGNSETNIMSCLVARSKGVRKTIALVENMDYFRLSQSIGIDTLINKKLLAANNIFRYVRKGEIVAMTKLNNMNAELLEFVVSGSSKVCNKLVRDIDFPRSAIIGGVVRDDEGLIALGDFKIQRGDRIVVCCLPQSIKKVEKLFV